Genomic window (Nitrosophilus kaiyonis):
TCTTGCAACTAAATCAAGAAGATATGCATTTTCACCTTGAAGAACAATTGGGTTTATTTCAAGATATGCAAAATATAGGTCTCTAAAAAATTTATAAAAAGCTTTTGCAAAATTTCCAAATTGCTCTTTTCTATCTTCAGCAACATCAGATGGAATATTTTTTTCAACTAATTTATCTATATCTTCATTTGTGGCATCAATTGGTATTTTTACTTCCACTACTTTATCCCAATTCTCTTCAACTTCCATACCACCTTCTGCACTCATATATAAAACATCATAATTTTCATCTAATGTAGTAGCTGCTATGTAGTATTCTTCATCTTGTGTATGTGGTGTGAAAGGCTCAACTATAAAATGTGTCAAATAACCTTTTTGACCTGAAAGAAGTGTAACTTCATGACTTCTTTTTTCATCAATCCAATTTGCAGCATCTGCTAATGTAACATCTCCTGGCTTATTTACTTTAAATAGTACTAGATTGTTTTTACCTCTTTTACCAAAAAGCATATCTGGTTTTGCTACAAGAGGTTTTTCTTTCAACCATTCGTACCCTGGTTCCTCAGCTTTTTTTAAAAGTTCTTCTCCACTTGTAACAAGAACTGATTCAAAAGAATATTTTAATGGTGCGAAATATTTATCCCAATTTTTTGCAAATAGCTTTTTGCCATCATATTCACGTATTGCTCTTTGAGCCATCATTTCTCCTTTGATAATGTATAGTACGTAGATTGTAGTGTATGATGTATAGTTATATTAAAACTTCACATCATACACTACTTACTACGCACTTATTTTGTGCAATTGTAACATTGAAAGGAATATAAATATATAAAAATATCAAATGAAAATTAGAAACTCTCCTTATTGTTTATTTTTGAAACATAATAGTTTTTTAATACTATTTTTTTGTATCGAATCGAAACTTTTTTTGAGTTTCTATATAATTTTCTATCAGTTAAAATAAAATTTGAATGGTTACAAATATCATAAAATTTTAATTGAAGTGATAACTTTTTATCATAAGTTTTAATACAAGTGATTCCCATTTTTTTTAAACTATTTGCAAGCTGTTTTGAAATATGAAAATTATATGCAAAATGTTTTTTTGGATTATCTATCCAATAATATAAAATTTTATTATCAATAAGTAAAAAATCATTTATTAAAACTGATATTAGAACAATAGAAAACAAAATTTTATGCTTTTTTCTAAATATTGGTATTCTAACTCTATAACTTGACAAAAACTGTTTTATCATTAAAGGAGTACCTATTAATACAAATGGAGCAAAATCCTCTACTGAAATTTTTTGTCTAAATGATAAAAGCAGTGAAAATAAAAATGAAACAAAAGATATAAACCAGATAATATCCTTTTTCTCTTTAATTAATATTCTGTAAACTGAATAGAAAAAATATATAAAAATGAGTGGTGAAAATATTGCAGAATAGATTGCAAAAGTATCTAAAAAATAGTTTTTTGGTTTTCCGCTAACATCAAATCCAAAAATATACATAGATAATGTAAAAAAGATTAAAGATATAATAATTGTTAAATTATCTTTTTTAAAGAGTGAATAAAAAAATAGTGAAAGAAAAAAAATAGCAAAAGAGTTGTCAATAAATAGCATAATTGGAAAAAGAGTATAAGCAATTTTTTTAAATTTTATATAAAAATATAAAAAAAGAAGTGTGAAAAATATTATTAGTGGTGCTTCGTTTATTAAAAGTGAAGAACTTAAAAATCCTGGTAAAATTGAAAAAATAAATGCAGTTAAAAGTGCATCATTTTCTTTTTTTAATATTTTAGTTGAAATGTCATATAAAAGTAAAATATTTGTAACATTTACAACAATAAAAAATATCCTTAATCCAATCTCATTTTTACCAAAAAGTGAAACAGTAAAATTTGTTATAAAGTGTAAAAGAGACTTTTCTTCATAAAAAATTAAAGCCTCTTTTGGAGATATGTAAATCGTTTTTGAGATTAAAATTAAGAAAATAGAGTAGAAAAAAAGGTAAATATATAATATTTTTTTTGGTTTCATAATTTTAAGAAGTTATTTATTATTTCATGTCCATATTCACTCATTATAGATTCAGGATGAAACTGTACCCCATAAATAGGCTTATCTTTAATCTCTAAAGCCATAATTTCATGATCATCTTTACTGTATGCAGTTGGGATAATAATCGATGGTAAATTTTTTTTGTTTACAACTAAAGAGTGATATCTTGTTGCTCTAAACTCTTTTGGAATTCCTTCAAAAATTTTTGATTCTCTCACAACCTCTATAATTGATGTTTTTCCATGCATCATATTTTTTGCTTCAATTATCTCTCCGCCAAAAGCTTCAGCTATTGCTTGATGCCCCAAACATATTCCAAAAATTGGCAACTTATCTTGAAAATATTTTATTACATCTAAACTAACTCCAGCCTCTTTTGGAGTTGCCGGTCCTGGAGAGATGATTATTTTTTCTGGATTTAATTTTTCAATCTCTTTTACACTTAATTCATCATTTCTTATTACTTTCAAATCCGCACCAAGCTCTAAGCAGTATTGAACAATATTATATGTAAAGCTATCATAATTATCTATCATCAATATCATTTTTTGCCTTTAAATC
Coding sequences:
- a CDS encoding ATP citrate lyase citrate-binding domain-containing protein, translating into MAQRAIREYDGKKLFAKNWDKYFAPLKYSFESVLVTSGEELLKKAEEPGYEWLKEKPLVAKPDMLFGKRGKNNLVLFKVNKPGDVTLADAANWIDEKRSHEVTLLSGQKGYLTHFIVEPFTPHTQDEEYYIAATTLDENYDVLYMSAEGGMEVEENWDKVVEVKIPIDATNEDIDKLVEKNIPSDVAEDRKEQFGNFAKAFYKFFRDLYFAYLEINPIVLQGENAYLLDLVARLDDTAGFLMKEQWGDIEFPTPFGMEEKSPEEEAIAEADAKSGASLKLTILNPKGRIWTMVAGGGASVVYADTIADLAGVEDLANYGEYSGGPTTDETRFYAETIFDLMTRYPDPRGKILIIGGAIANFTDVAKTFTGIIQAMEKYADKLKENNVKIYVRRGGPNYQEGLRKIKEAADRLGLEIHVYGPETHMTDIVRMALEENK
- a CDS encoding glycosyltransferase family 39 protein; the encoded protein is MKPKKILYIYLFFYSIFLILISKTIYISPKEALIFYEEKSLLHFITNFTVSLFGKNEIGLRIFFIVVNVTNILLLYDISTKILKKENDALLTAFIFSILPGFLSSSLLINEAPLIIFFTLLFLYFYIKFKKIAYTLFPIMLFIDNSFAIFFLSLFFYSLFKKDNLTIIISLIFFTLSMYIFGFDVSGKPKNYFLDTFAIYSAIFSPLIFIYFFYSVYRILIKEKKDIIWFISFVSFLFSLLLSFRQKISVEDFAPFVLIGTPLMIKQFLSSYRVRIPIFRKKHKILFSIVLISVLINDFLLIDNKILYYWIDNPKKHFAYNFHISKQLANSLKKMGITCIKTYDKKLSLQLKFYDICNHSNFILTDRKLYRNSKKVSIRYKKIVLKNYYVSKINNKESF
- a CDS encoding anthranilate synthase component II yields the protein MILMIDNYDSFTYNIVQYCLELGADLKVIRNDELSVKEIEKLNPEKIIISPGPATPKEAGVSLDVIKYFQDKLPIFGICLGHQAIAEAFGGEIIEAKNMMHGKTSIIEVVRESKIFEGIPKEFRATRYHSLVVNKKNLPSIIIPTAYSKDDHEIMALEIKDKPIYGVQFHPESIMSEYGHEIINNFLKL